A stretch of the Sulfurospirillum sp. UCH001 genome encodes the following:
- a CDS encoding nitrous oxide-stimulated promoter family protein, with protein sequence MNKEKLLSDTQTLHRFIQLHCDKKHHDVPKKKGVLEVSFKEEALCELPYHICEECETLFIYAYGRLKNCPHEHKPSCRKCPAPCYEKPMWKKMAKVMMFSGMQLGLTKLRKLFSK encoded by the coding sequence ATGAATAAAGAAAAACTTCTTTCAGACACGCAAACTTTGCACCGTTTTATTCAATTGCATTGTGATAAAAAACATCACGATGTTCCTAAAAAGAAAGGTGTATTAGAAGTTAGTTTCAAAGAAGAGGCACTGTGTGAATTGCCGTATCATATCTGTGAAGAGTGCGAAACACTCTTTATCTATGCGTATGGCAGACTTAAAAATTGTCCGCATGAACATAAACCGAGTTGCCGTAAATGTCCTGCCCCTTGTTATGAAAAGCCGATGTGGAAAAAAATGGCTAAAGTGATGATGTTTAGCGGAATGCAACTAGGTCTCACAAAATTACGCAAACTCTTTTCTAAGTAA
- a CDS encoding TIGR01212 family radical SAM protein (This family includes YhcC from E. coli K-12, an uncharacterized radical SAM protein.), whose translation MQHVYGKALFSIPVNLEFGCPNREKDGNGGCSFCPEHGARAAQIADAKNVEEQIQKALFFAKRRYKASSFALYIQAYTGTFASLLKQKEAYEKLLSLYAFDAFHIGTRPDCLTSGTLEYLRELSQKIDVVVELGVQSLHDESLVRMNRGHNSACSLEAIKRLHAYGLKVYAHLIIGLPNETPAMWKESVQGLVDAGIDGIKFHNLHIIHNTDLAHEYAKNPFALLNEYEYAEALMELLRTIPSHIPILRLATDTPDEELVAPKWHMAKGQFGEYVTQSMRYRGIAQGDLTMYPCISYSPKTDAHILLEDGSVTLWNKRYHDYYHPKSGAYRQAKELFIEKSDLKNRLKKGDVKLLDIGFGMGYNTFCASEMAQSLAQNTLYIKAMDQDRMLLQQSMSIVPNASHAILLEALFNNNVYENTFANIAFLNVEARYGVTLLKESFDVIFLDPFMESNNASLVTFDFFKIVQKLLKSDGILVASTSLQAVHDGLMLAGFDVCIVNDEKSDIKGIIARLSSSSILPAKEPYRDPYGIYSDKQIETLHQKSS comes from the coding sequence ATGCAACATGTGTATGGCAAAGCACTTTTTAGTATTCCCGTTAATTTAGAATTTGGCTGTCCCAACCGTGAAAAAGATGGTAACGGTGGGTGCTCCTTTTGCCCAGAACATGGCGCTCGTGCGGCTCAAATTGCAGATGCTAAAAACGTGGAAGAGCAGATACAAAAAGCACTCTTTTTTGCAAAAAGACGCTACAAAGCCTCTTCGTTCGCGCTTTACATTCAAGCCTATACTGGAACTTTCGCATCACTCCTCAAACAAAAAGAGGCATATGAAAAACTCTTAAGCCTTTATGCGTTTGATGCCTTTCATATCGGAACACGCCCTGATTGTCTTACATCAGGAACTTTGGAATATTTGCGTGAACTGAGTCAAAAAATAGATGTTGTGGTGGAATTAGGTGTTCAAAGCCTGCACGATGAAAGTTTAGTACGAATGAACCGAGGACACAACTCAGCGTGTTCTCTTGAAGCCATTAAGCGTTTGCATGCGTATGGTTTAAAAGTCTATGCACATCTTATTATCGGCTTACCCAACGAAACGCCTGCTATGTGGAAAGAGAGCGTGCAAGGTTTGGTTGATGCAGGCATTGATGGTATAAAATTTCACAACCTTCACATCATTCACAATACTGACTTAGCACATGAGTATGCCAAAAATCCTTTTGCTCTTTTGAATGAATACGAATACGCCGAAGCGCTTATGGAGCTGCTACGCACTATTCCTTCGCATATCCCTATTTTACGTCTTGCGACTGATACACCAGACGAAGAACTGGTTGCTCCTAAATGGCATATGGCAAAAGGGCAGTTTGGGGAGTATGTGACTCAGAGTATGCGTTATCGTGGTATTGCACAAGGAGATTTGACGATGTATCCTTGCATCTCATATTCTCCAAAAACAGACGCTCACATTTTATTAGAAGATGGTAGTGTCACATTATGGAATAAACGGTACCATGATTATTATCATCCAAAATCGGGTGCATATAGACAAGCAAAAGAGCTTTTTATCGAAAAATCAGACCTCAAAAATCGCCTTAAAAAGGGTGATGTAAAACTTTTAGATATTGGCTTTGGCATGGGATACAACACATTTTGTGCGTCAGAGATGGCTCAAAGTTTAGCGCAAAATACACTATATATAAAAGCAATGGATCAAGATCGTATGCTTTTACAGCAAAGTATGAGCATTGTTCCCAATGCTTCTCATGCCATACTTTTAGAGGCACTCTTTAACAACAATGTATATGAAAATACATTTGCAAACATTGCATTTTTAAACGTAGAAGCGCGTTATGGAGTAACACTTTTGAAAGAATCGTTTGATGTGATTTTTCTTGATCCTTTTATGGAGAGTAATAACGCTTCTTTAGTCACGTTTGATTTTTTCAAAATAGTACAAAAACTCTTAAAATCAGATGGTATTTTAGTGGCTTCCACTTCACTACAAGCAGTGCACGATGGACTGATGCTAGCGGGCTTTGATGTGTGTATCGTGAACGATGAAAAGAGCGATATAAAGGGTATAATAGCAAGACTTTCTTCGTCATCTATTTTACCTGCTAAAGAGCCTTATCGCGACCCTTATGGTATATACAGCGATAAACAAATTGAAACACTGCATCAAAAATCGTCTTAA
- the phsA gene encoding thiosulfate reductase PhsA: MTQMLNRRSFLKLSSTAAAAAGMSSVPGLLGALEPEQKALVGSAKFTASVCEMCSTRCPIEARVENKEGVFIRGNPKSKGTGGRVCARGGSGFNQLYDPQRIVKPLMRVGERGEGKWKEVSWDEAYTFIAQKLGEIKEKYGAHTVAFSAKGGWETDYLCNFAGGYGSPNTFDHGTTCPLAYGVALETVFGTSGVSRDFGKCKYMINLGHNVYEGIVISYARAISEAVEAGCKLISLDPRYSVLSSKATEWHPVRPGSDVAFILALINVLITENLYDKKFVEKYCEGFDELKASVATYTPEWAEKECDISAKDIKRIAHEYAKAAPAAMIDYGHRVTYTPEEIELRRAIVIANVLIGNIEKPGGYYFNKGASMYNKLAGEKVAPVFKKFKIPEFKKSEFKRIDGIDLPDSEFGYISKKRGIYQKILDAAVDGVPYQLKGWVMTRSNPVMTITNTDKVVQALKKLDFVAVMDIYMSDTAWFADIVLPESTYLERDEEFVAGGGKNPTYQVRQKVVEPIGDTKPYWMVFKELATKMGFGEYFPYKDMDDIRMAQAADFPELMFELKKNGLASVGVPLLLRDKKSVADFVAKYPAAETLVTEEGYIDAPFFELKTPSKKIQLFDAKLEKTAGRGSISFRPVKLKEDDELFFIQGKTALHTNGHTGNILWLNNAMPTNAVWIHTETANKLGIKNGDKIELANKYGKQIGEALLTVGIRKDTVFAYFGFGHISKGLKRAYGKGVNSGTLLPHFTSPVVGMNLHTSGVKVRKA, translated from the coding sequence ATGACTCAAATGCTTAATCGAAGAAGCTTTCTAAAGCTCTCTTCAACTGCTGCAGCCGCCGCGGGTATGTCAAGTGTCCCTGGTCTTTTAGGTGCGCTTGAACCCGAACAAAAGGCATTAGTTGGCAGTGCTAAGTTTACAGCCAGTGTTTGCGAAATGTGCAGTACACGCTGTCCTATAGAAGCACGCGTTGAAAATAAAGAGGGTGTGTTTATTCGCGGTAATCCAAAGTCAAAAGGTACAGGCGGACGTGTTTGTGCAAGGGGTGGTTCAGGCTTCAATCAGCTCTATGATCCACAACGTATTGTTAAACCGCTTATGCGTGTAGGTGAGAGAGGCGAAGGAAAGTGGAAAGAAGTCAGTTGGGACGAGGCATACACTTTCATTGCTCAAAAATTAGGTGAGATTAAAGAAAAATATGGTGCTCATACCGTTGCATTTTCGGCGAAAGGTGGTTGGGAAACAGACTATTTGTGTAACTTTGCAGGCGGATATGGCTCACCCAATACCTTTGATCATGGAACGACCTGTCCTTTAGCATACGGCGTTGCGCTTGAAACTGTTTTTGGGACAAGTGGTGTTAGTCGTGATTTTGGAAAATGTAAGTATATGATTAACCTAGGTCACAATGTGTACGAAGGTATCGTTATCTCTTATGCAAGGGCCATTAGCGAAGCTGTTGAAGCAGGGTGTAAACTTATCTCACTCGATCCTCGCTATTCTGTTCTCTCTTCTAAAGCAACCGAGTGGCATCCTGTACGACCAGGTAGTGATGTTGCCTTTATTTTAGCGCTTATCAATGTTTTAATCACTGAGAATCTCTATGATAAAAAGTTTGTTGAGAAATACTGCGAAGGTTTTGATGAACTCAAAGCTTCTGTAGCAACATATACTCCTGAATGGGCTGAGAAAGAGTGTGATATTAGTGCAAAAGACATTAAACGTATCGCTCATGAGTATGCCAAAGCAGCACCTGCTGCGATGATTGATTATGGTCATCGTGTAACTTATACTCCAGAAGAGATTGAATTGCGCCGTGCCATTGTTATTGCAAACGTTTTAATTGGAAACATCGAAAAACCAGGTGGCTACTACTTTAACAAGGGTGCTTCGATGTATAACAAACTTGCAGGTGAAAAAGTGGCACCTGTATTTAAAAAGTTTAAAATACCTGAGTTTAAAAAGTCTGAATTTAAACGTATAGACGGTATTGATTTGCCTGACAGTGAGTTTGGATATATCTCTAAAAAACGTGGTATTTATCAAAAAATCCTTGACGCTGCTGTAGATGGTGTGCCGTATCAACTAAAAGGTTGGGTAATGACGCGTTCCAACCCTGTTATGACGATTACCAACACAGACAAAGTGGTACAAGCACTCAAAAAACTAGACTTTGTTGCTGTAATGGATATTTACATGTCAGATACAGCATGGTTTGCTGACATCGTACTGCCAGAATCAACTTACTTAGAGCGTGATGAAGAGTTTGTAGCGGGTGGAGGAAAAAATCCAACGTATCAAGTTCGTCAAAAAGTAGTTGAACCCATTGGTGATACAAAACCATATTGGATGGTTTTTAAAGAGTTAGCCACAAAAATGGGCTTTGGTGAGTACTTCCCGTATAAAGATATGGATGATATTCGTATGGCACAAGCTGCAGATTTCCCAGAATTGATGTTTGAACTTAAGAAAAATGGATTGGCAAGTGTGGGTGTTCCATTACTCCTTCGCGATAAAAAAAGTGTAGCAGATTTCGTTGCAAAATACCCAGCTGCTGAGACGTTAGTTACGGAAGAAGGATATATCGATGCACCATTTTTTGAGCTAAAAACGCCAAGTAAAAAGATCCAACTCTTTGATGCGAAGTTAGAAAAAACTGCTGGAAGAGGATCTATTTCATTTAGACCTGTTAAGTTGAAAGAAGATGATGAGCTTTTCTTTATTCAAGGAAAAACAGCGCTTCATACCAATGGACATACAGGCAACATACTTTGGCTAAACAATGCGATGCCAACAAATGCGGTATGGATTCATACGGAGACTGCAAATAAACTGGGTATTAAAAATGGTGACAAAATTGAGCTTGCAAATAAATATGGCAAGCAGATTGGTGAAGCACTTTTAACAGTGGGTATTCGTAAAGATACTGTATTTGCCTACTTTGGTTTTGGACACATTTCCAAAGGATTGAAAAGAGCTTATGGAAAAGGTGTTAATAGTGGAACATTGTTGCCACACTTTACTTCACCCGTTGTTGGTATGAACTTACATACCTCAGGCGTTAAAGTAAGAAAAGCGTAA
- a CDS encoding 4Fe-4S dicluster domain-containing protein, producing the protein MPKKYGMIHDDNLCIGCQACSIACRSENKVPESVYRLQVRIKGPEQLPNGTLKYTYHRQSCVQCENTPCVSVCPTKASHKDENGIVSVDVDLCVGCLYCVAACPYQARYVDPVTKAPGKCDFCKETRLKRGEEPACVTVCPTDALIFGDLNDPKSALNKVLSTKVTVRNKESLGTNPKLFIVPNRRGGIES; encoded by the coding sequence ATGCCAAAAAAATATGGAATGATTCATGATGACAACCTCTGTATTGGTTGTCAGGCGTGTAGTATTGCATGTCGTTCAGAAAATAAGGTACCAGAGAGTGTATATCGTTTGCAAGTACGTATTAAAGGTCCTGAGCAACTCCCAAATGGTACATTAAAATATACCTATCATCGTCAATCATGCGTACAGTGTGAGAACACACCATGCGTCTCTGTTTGCCCAACAAAAGCATCGCACAAAGATGAAAATGGTATCGTGAGTGTGGATGTCGATTTATGTGTAGGATGTTTGTACTGCGTTGCAGCATGTCCTTACCAAGCACGTTATGTAGATCCTGTGACAAAAGCACCAGGTAAATGTGATTTTTGTAAAGAGACACGTCTTAAAAGAGGTGAAGAGCCAGCGTGTGTCACAGTGTGTCCAACCGATGCACTCATTTTTGGTGATCTTAATGATCCAAAAAGTGCACTCAATAAAGTACTTTCAACAAAAGTTACTGTACGCAATAAAGAGTCTTTAGGAACAAATCCAAAACTCTTTATCGTGCCTAATAGAAGAGGAGGGATCGAGTCATGA
- the nrfD gene encoding NrfD/PsrC family molybdoenzyme membrane anchor subunit, with product MNQLWGSMEQYNTVVWHWPIAVYLFLAGLSAGAIISAIVVKWMKGNDASLSDGIIKAGAILAPITIGVGLFLLIFDLTRPLHFWKLLIHYNFGSVMTLGVLALFAYFPVVILFFLGVFKKELTQSGPLAFLAPFADFALSKAKLIESITLILAVGVGAYTGFLLSAMNSYPLLNTPILPALFLASGVSAGISANLVVGLLFFKNSTAEGNVSYLHGLDVKVIFAELFFLFILFVGMMYQGGTTAHVASAALSSGGLSTLLWVGVIGLGLLLPIGLNFALPHGVKHSHGFVIFNALIVLVGVLALRYYILYAGQTFVG from the coding sequence ATGAATCAGCTATGGGGTTCTATGGAACAATATAACACCGTTGTATGGCATTGGCCAATTGCTGTCTATCTTTTCTTAGCAGGTCTTTCTGCAGGAGCAATTATTTCAGCAATTGTAGTTAAGTGGATGAAAGGGAATGATGCTTCTTTGAGTGATGGCATTATTAAAGCAGGCGCTATTTTGGCACCTATCACCATCGGTGTGGGTCTTTTTCTTTTGATTTTTGACTTAACACGTCCACTTCATTTTTGGAAATTGTTGATTCATTATAACTTTGGTTCCGTAATGACACTGGGTGTTTTAGCGCTTTTTGCTTATTTCCCAGTGGTGATACTCTTTTTCCTTGGTGTCTTTAAAAAAGAGCTTACTCAGAGTGGACCATTGGCATTCTTAGCACCGTTTGCAGATTTTGCACTTTCAAAAGCAAAACTGATTGAGAGTATTACATTGATTTTAGCGGTAGGTGTAGGTGCGTATACAGGTTTCTTACTCTCAGCAATGAACAGTTATCCACTACTCAATACACCTATCTTGCCGGCACTTTTCTTGGCATCTGGTGTATCTGCGGGTATTTCAGCAAACTTGGTAGTAGGACTTCTTTTCTTTAAAAACTCTACAGCAGAGGGCAATGTAAGCTACTTGCATGGTCTTGATGTTAAAGTGATTTTTGCAGAGCTTTTCTTCCTTTTCATCCTCTTTGTGGGCATGATGTATCAAGGTGGAACTACAGCGCATGTTGCAAGTGCAGCGCTTAGCAGTGGTGGTCTTTCAACACTTCTTTGGGTTGGTGTGATTGGATTAGGATTGTTGTTGCCAATAGGACTTAACTTCGCACTGCCTCATGGAGTGAAACATTCACATGGCTTTGTTATCTTCAATGCCCTGATCGTTTTAGTAGGAGTTCTAGCACTTCGATATTATATTCTTTATGCAGGTCAAACATTCGTTGGATAA
- a CDS encoding EAL domain-containing protein, whose product MKLINYSYETLEALEHFSRTYFKPNDHLFIQLFCGDTDQLKITKILHFLKKTFPHCAIIGASTAGEIKSGRIKTGSIQISFCQFERSVANVSYFPDVNEESGKRAASFVIEKDTKVCIAFAHPFANDDSENFIEGFNSVRSDIPIAGGNAADDFLFEKAFIICEDQIYEKGVVIAALSGKTLHVNNDYSLGWTQISKALTITKADRGIVYEIEHQPIQEVYKHYLGEDVLHNLPSSAMEFPFVKTCDDIEVCRSLIGANEDGSLLFAGHLNEGEKVRFAIGNVEEIMDKAVLIQERINEKPVEAIFVYSCAVRKRFLQKQLNYELGLLQQIAPTTGFFTYGEFFHSQHKNQLLNVTTTVLALSESDYIISHSLGEKPEVNCSTLKSLTHLVNTTQHELDVNVNFLNQYKMILDESTIVSKMDIRGNITYVNDAFCQVTGLRKEEILGTKHSQFRHPNSEIATYNDLWSTLQRKEIWRGVLHCINPKQEVFYIKSTLMPFLDEKGDIVEYITSSINITDLILKEQIIEQHFKDELTGFGNREALFYRLRLDKRAKLLVLINLLGFSEINDYLGYDIGDELLKQIANFLMHMFDDHADVVYRINGDEFAVLMVEDDQKMFRNFRDKIKRMIHNLEKKVFTIKGYEVVVRINVGVAEGKSDEIYMQSHVALKEAKTHNQAVMFYEINESLKAKTRQNLQVIQKIRAAIENDRIVPFFQGIYDNKLHKITKYEVLMRLQEEDGSYLSPYYFLDQAKKTRLYEKLTKMMIHKSFEYLKDFEVDFSINLTKGDILSSSVKECLYENIKKYQCAHRVILEIVESEGIENFGEITSFIREVKKLGCRIAIDDFGTGYSNFAYLVKLEVDFIKIDGSLIKDIDTNETSAMTVETIILFAKKMGYGIVAEFVDRMSVQEKLQSLGVDYSQGYLFSKPSPIIPL is encoded by the coding sequence GTGAAGCTGATTAACTATAGCTACGAAACACTTGAAGCATTAGAACATTTTTCAAGAACCTATTTTAAGCCTAATGATCATTTGTTTATTCAGCTTTTTTGTGGCGATACGGATCAATTAAAAATTACAAAAATACTCCATTTCTTGAAAAAAACCTTTCCTCATTGCGCTATTATTGGTGCAAGTACAGCGGGAGAAATCAAATCAGGTCGTATAAAAACAGGAAGCATCCAAATCAGTTTTTGTCAGTTTGAAAGAAGTGTTGCCAACGTTTCTTATTTTCCTGATGTTAATGAAGAGAGTGGAAAGCGTGCCGCGTCTTTTGTTATCGAAAAGGATACAAAAGTATGTATTGCTTTTGCGCACCCTTTTGCCAACGATGATAGTGAAAATTTTATAGAAGGGTTTAATAGCGTCAGATCAGATATCCCTATTGCTGGTGGTAACGCTGCTGATGATTTTTTATTTGAGAAAGCGTTTATTATCTGTGAAGATCAGATTTATGAGAAGGGTGTAGTCATTGCGGCTCTTAGTGGAAAAACCTTGCATGTCAATAATGATTACTCCTTGGGATGGACTCAAATTAGTAAAGCGCTTACCATCACGAAGGCTGATAGAGGAATCGTCTATGAAATCGAGCATCAACCAATCCAAGAGGTTTACAAACACTATTTAGGCGAAGATGTATTGCACAATCTTCCAAGTAGTGCGATGGAATTTCCTTTTGTTAAAACGTGTGATGATATTGAGGTGTGCCGTTCATTAATTGGTGCTAATGAAGATGGTTCTCTTTTGTTTGCAGGACATTTGAATGAAGGTGAAAAAGTACGTTTTGCCATTGGTAATGTCGAAGAGATTATGGATAAAGCTGTTTTAATACAAGAGAGAATCAATGAAAAGCCTGTTGAGGCTATTTTTGTCTATTCTTGTGCTGTGCGTAAACGCTTTTTACAAAAACAGCTTAACTATGAATTGGGACTTTTACAACAAATTGCTCCAACAACAGGTTTTTTTACCTATGGGGAGTTTTTCCATTCACAACATAAAAATCAACTGCTCAATGTTACAACAACAGTTTTGGCACTGAGCGAATCAGACTATATTATTTCCCACTCTTTGGGTGAAAAACCCGAAGTCAACTGTTCTACGCTCAAGTCTCTCACGCATCTTGTGAACACGACCCAGCACGAGCTTGATGTCAATGTCAATTTTCTCAATCAGTATAAGATGATTTTAGATGAAAGTACCATTGTGTCAAAAATGGATATTCGTGGAAACATTACTTACGTGAATGATGCTTTTTGTCAAGTGACTGGATTACGTAAAGAGGAGATTTTAGGCACGAAACACAGTCAATTTCGCCATCCTAATTCAGAGATAGCAACGTATAATGACCTTTGGAGTACCTTACAAAGAAAAGAGATTTGGAGGGGTGTTTTACACTGTATCAATCCAAAGCAAGAGGTCTTTTATATTAAAAGTACGTTGATGCCTTTTTTAGATGAAAAAGGTGACATTGTAGAGTATATTACCAGTAGTATCAACATAACGGATTTGATTTTAAAAGAGCAGATTATTGAACAGCATTTTAAAGATGAGTTAACAGGCTTTGGTAACCGTGAAGCGCTCTTTTATAGACTCCGCTTAGATAAACGTGCAAAACTTTTAGTACTGATTAATCTTTTAGGGTTTTCAGAGATTAATGATTACTTAGGCTACGATATTGGTGATGAGCTTTTAAAACAAATTGCTAATTTTTTAATGCATATGTTCGATGATCATGCTGATGTGGTTTACCGTATTAATGGGGATGAATTTGCCGTATTAATGGTCGAAGACGATCAAAAAATGTTTCGGAATTTTCGAGATAAAATCAAGCGGATGATCCACAATCTTGAGAAAAAAGTCTTTACCATCAAAGGGTATGAAGTCGTTGTAAGAATTAATGTGGGTGTTGCTGAGGGAAAATCAGATGAGATCTATATGCAATCGCATGTGGCGTTAAAAGAAGCAAAAACGCACAATCAAGCAGTCATGTTTTATGAAATTAATGAATCTTTGAAAGCGAAAACACGCCAAAATCTCCAAGTTATTCAAAAAATTAGAGCTGCTATTGAAAATGATCGTATTGTTCCTTTCTTTCAGGGTATTTATGACAACAAACTCCATAAGATTACGAAGTATGAAGTATTGATGCGACTTCAAGAAGAAGATGGCAGTTACCTAAGTCCTTATTACTTTTTAGATCAAGCAAAAAAAACACGGCTTTATGAAAAATTGACAAAAATGATGATTCACAAGTCGTTTGAATATCTTAAAGATTTTGAGGTTGATTTTTCTATTAACCTCACAAAGGGCGATATTCTCTCATCTTCGGTCAAAGAGTGTTTGTATGAAAATATCAAAAAATATCAGTGCGCACATCGTGTGATTTTAGAGATTGTTGAGTCTGAAGGCATTGAAAATTTTGGAGAGATTACTTCGTTTATTCGTGAAGTCAAAAAGCTTGGATGCCGTATTGCTATTGATGACTTTGGTACGGGGTACTCCAATTTTGCATATTTGGTAAAGCTTGAAGTTGATTTTATTAAGATCGATGGATCACTCATTAAAGATATAGATACGAATGAAACCAGTGCGATGACTGTTGAGACGATTATCTTATTTGCCAAAAAAATGGGTTATGGAATTGTTGCAGAATTTGTAGATCGCATGAGTGTGCAAGAGAAACTTCAAAGTCTTGGTGTTGATTACTCTCAGGGTTATTTGTTTAGTAAACCAAGCCCTATTATTCCACTTTAA